A part of Uloborus diversus isolate 005 chromosome 6, Udiv.v.3.1, whole genome shotgun sequence genomic DNA contains:
- the LOC129224132 gene encoding uncharacterized protein LOC129224132 — protein sequence MDVFVKSLLEDWNLSEFASNFENEGIDEYSFPLLDEETIRLLIPKAGPRLKFLKLFRTTHTAENKPDEIGSEKCDSKTEEKSKGAQEDGNLVKSSEAEEVKNLGKTTSTEELILKKIRIKELLERKLPEIYLKLVAGVPGSINITAKYKINRAVVDAYISNFDSQPTTQTKLLLAKKIVECFPVLKGLDGEGHVSKHSLVIKHVFLFA from the exons ATGGACGTCTTCGTAAAAAGTTTGTTGGAAGATTGGAATCTAAGCGAATTTGcctcaaattttgaaa ATGAAGGTATCGATGAATACAGTTTCCCGCTGCTTGATGAAGAAACGATCCGATTGTTGATTCCAAAAGCAGGGCCtcgattaaaatttctaaaacttttcagaacaactCATACTGCAGAAAATAAGCCAGATGAAATTGGCAGTGAAAAATGTGACTCGAAAACAGAAGAGAAAAGTAAGGGAGCGCAAGAAGACGGAAACTTAGTCAAAAGTTCTGAAGCAGAAGAAGTTAAAAACTTAGGGAAAACTACTTCAACAGAGGaacttattttaaagaaaattagaataaaagaaCTGCTCGAAAGAAAATTACCGGAAATTTATTTGAAGCTGGTAGCCGGAGTACCTGGTAGCATAAACATAACTGCCAAGTACAAAATAAATCGAGCTGTGGTGGATGCCTATATCTCAAATTTCGATAGTCAACCTACAACACAAACGAAACTACTGCTGGCAAAAAAGATCGTCGAATGCTTTCCTGTCTTGAAAGGGTTAGATGGGGAAGGGCATGTAAGTAAACATTCCTTAGTCATTaaacatgtttttctatttgcatga